ttctgaaatgagGATGACAGGCTGTGGCAATACGGGTTTGGCGTTTGTTGATAGGTGAGTGCCATCCACTCGGGGCTGCTGTAATGCGCTCTCGCTCTCTGCTGTCACGTACTGCTAaaagcagtgctgcagaagagaaaaatctgggGATATGCAGTGTCACACAGGCTCTGTTTACATATTGCCATAAGCTGGAAGTCAAATAttggaaaaagataaaaacagtattttttttttaagctgagcATAATATATGCCcagtgtaaagaaaaataagtattatgTGGTTTTATCAGTCTTTCAGAGACAGACAAAAGCAATGAGTTTACTTCTTTTTAAGTCCTCTGCTCTGAGAAGTATTGCATGGCATAATCAGTTTTCTAGATTTCCCCTTTACCTGGGCCTTGCACATCtcaccccttccccagcctcctccgAGCAGCGCTCACATGCAGGCAGCCgctggctgcagccacagcagggtGCACTTCATGGGCAGTCCTAGCAAGTGGGGTAGGAGCTGGGAGCACCACTTTCAACCAGGGAATTCCTACGGCCCACCTGGctcacagcagctgctccaCCCTTCTACCTTCTCATTCTCTTGGGGGAAGGAATGAGCTAGTGGTTTGCTGATGAAAATTCTTTTCCccttaataaaaacatattttcagaacatatttttaaagttaactATCAGAAGAAAGTAATGCAAAGGGAGCTATGGTTTAGTCCAACTACTCCACAATAGTCCTTGGTAATTCTGTGTTCTATCCTTCACAGTTTCATGGCAgctaatactaaaaaaaatgcttcattgGGACAGAAATCAGGCTTATTTGTTAATGCTCCACCAGTAATTGTTGAGAGGAGCATTAttgtccctgctctgccagtAAAAGGCAAATGGAGGAGGCCATTTCCTTTACTGGTACCAAGAGTTGTGCTAGGGATGCACAGAGGGAAGGGAACAATGACaaaaatttgcatttgctgAAGGGCTCAGTACATTGCTCCATTGTGAGCGGGCCAAGACCTTTATCACATGAATTCTTGTGATTCATCCTCCCCTCTGGTCTACCTCGCTGTATCCAGCGCGGTACAGAGAACTCTGTGTGTTTAAAGAAACACACATATACAAGAAGGTCTTTGCTTGTTACTGTAGTACGCAGGTGCTGGCTCACGCTCCCGAGCCAGAGCGGGGGTACAGGCGGAGCTGGTGAATCGGTACTTTTTACTCTCCTGCCAGGCTGCCGAGTGACCTTGGGCAGCTCACAGCCACTTCACTTCTCACTGCCTCAGTTTCTGTAAAATTTTCCTGGTTTACTTTGTATAGCGCGTAGATATCGACTGATGCAAGGGCAGGGTATTATTGCTTACATGTGACTCAAATAACGCCAGTGCCTAAAATCCAGAATCAGCAAgggagaaaagagcagaaacGTGAAATTGTTCTGTTGCAGctgttctcctcctgctgcccagcctACACACAGGGAATCGCATTGCAACAGCACCATCTGATTTACCGCACGTCAGCTACCCTGAGAAGTTCAGGTAACCCCCCAGGACATAACAAGTGACATCTAAATGAACCCATGCATGCTAGCATGAGGCTGTTTAAAGGTTACAGATCTGTGTTGGAGAACACATTTCGGCAGTTTCCCTTTGAAAGGCTCTGAACATGgaagcctggcaagatgcaCAGCGCGCTACCTGTGGTCAGGAAGGACGGGTGTCCATCGCTTCCCACTGACAACGCCGTTGCAGTTGTGTCTGCCCAGTTTCCCGTTAGCAGTTTGAAAGCATCAAAACACTGACGCACAACACACAGCGGCTGCCAGTCACAGGGGCGTCGCACAGATGTACTCTAAAGGCTTAAAAGGCAGACAAGTTTCTGCTGTTCAGTGAACATCCCCAATTGAAGCTGTCTTTCCCTGCTACAAATAACTCCTTCTGAAGTCTGCAGGAAGCCCTGTCCTGTGAACACAGCATCTGCTTTCGGAGGGGTTGCAGCTTTcccagagctgggctgtgcaGAAGCAGGGAAGGGGGACGTGAGCTGCTCATTGCGAGCTGGGAGGCACCGACCGGCTCCGAGCATCGCCTTTGCGGGGCCCCATGCGCTCACAGGGCCTATTCCTGAATTGTGCTGCATAAGCAACCTGGAAAATGTCGCTTGCTCAATACAGTTTCTCTCTTCTGAATGTCTAAGGTAGCAGCAGGTTGGACACGTGCATTGGAGGCAGATGGGGTGAATATTTCCAGCCCATCGCAAACCCCCAGCTGCCACGGAACTGCCAAGCCTCCCTCCCCTGACATCCCCAAACCAGCCGGAGGTGTGCACACGCAGCCGACGTGCCGGGATGGGTTTGCAGCCCGTATTTCTCGCACCCCGTCCGCACAGCCCCGGGGCGCGGAGGACCGCACGCCTGGGTGCGCACGGTGCTTGCTCCCCGTGCCCTGCGGTCCCTGCACCTCGCAGCAGCAAtccggccgggctgggggcgagccgtgccgtgccggtgCCCGTGGAGGTGGATacgtgccgagccgagccgtgccgtgccggggcGGGGCGGTGGGAGGGGGCTGGCCGCCGGGTCGGAGCGCAGCGGGGCGgagggtgcagagcagggcggGCAGCGCACCGctccgtgccgtgccgtgccggggccAGGCGCTCCATGAGCAGCCTCGGGGGGGCTCGGTGCTCGCAGGCTCCGGGATGTGACTTGCGGCGGGCAGGCGGACACAGCTGCCCCGCCGGCCtcggctgcagcagccagcggGTGAGTGgtccccggtcccggtccccgtTTCCCAGCCCCCGGTCCCCATTCCCCAGTTCCCGGCCCCCGGAGGTGCCGGCCCCGAGCTGTGCCCGCGGAATTAGCCCGGTGGCCGGCAGCagacagcaggctgcagggagtCCGGCAGGGGGATTAGGGTGGATATAGGGCAGGAGAGGGGGGcggaggagggggctgcccccgccggGAAGGGCTGGCGAGGAGGGGGCTTTGAGCCaggctgggggagggagagagagcctgggaggacagaggggagaggaaggagcggGGGGCCGAAGGGGAGCGGGCTGGAGCGGGCTCGGTgcgggcggggaggaggaggcggtgcgGGAGGATTAAGGGGGAGCGGGGAAGCGGCTGCAGGCGGGGAAGCGCCCGCCGGCACCGGGCGCTGTGCTCCGGGCCGGGCaacgggaccgggaccgggaccggggggagAAGCCTTTTGCTGGCCCCTGGCTGCTCCTTTCTGCCTGGTCCCGGCCTCAGCTGGAAGGTGGGAGCCCCAGGTCGGGGTGCAGCGCGACTCGGGAGGGCTGAGCACCGCCAGCGGTTTAATTTCCACTTAATAAAAAGCCCTCCCTCTGTACTGCTTCTGCCCAAAGCTAAATAGCGATAGGATTTAGCACTTATGTGAACCCTTTGTTTACGCCTGACCTGATGTTTATCCCAAGGCTAACAGGATTTCCTGCCCGCTGAACCTCGACACCTCAGTGGGTTCTCGTTGCTGGAGCACGGAGCCTGTGCGGTGCTTTACATGCTGCTTATCAGCCGGGGATGTGGGTGCTGAGGTGTTGTCTCACTGCATCAGGGCCATCAGGTGAAGGGAACCCCTCCGTCACGAGGCTGTGACATGAAGAGAAACAGTTTTGAGAAttagcaaagcaaagaaaaaacattgatTGGTGTCATTGGTCGATAGTAGCATAATAAGACCAGATTTTGTAGTCATAAGCATTTAGGCACAGAGAATATACAGGGTCTGACCAAAGGAAATGGTGAGCACCTAGAACAGCTGAAAGATCATTTCATATAACATTCAGCATCGCAaagtatttctaaatgaaaacacaTCTTCCTACGTCTTTTGGAGTGGGGTCATGCTTTCTGTAGCTGTGAGCATTACGTGGGTTATTCCAACGCAGGGTAAATCTGAACCAGGGTTGTGTTTTTGCATACAAAGTGCAATTGTACTATTAATTATTATTCTAGAAATACATCTCCTCAGTAGTCTGATCTTGGCTTGGCTGTTGCTGCTCTGTTATCAGTCTTGGAGCTCATTCTTCAAATCTGATCaaaagcagctggcagagaTCCCGTGTTGTGATTAATTCCTCGCTTGCTACCATCTCTCCACAACACTTGGTGGTGGGGGCggttttctttggaaatgctACAGTGAACCAGTCTTTTGCCTGTGCATGGCAGAGCAGGTTACTATTTGTGCTActactgcttttatttactgggctgttttccttttctgagatTGGATGCATTCTCCTGTATCAGTTGATTAACGTTAGGACTGTAAGAAGGGGATCGGACAATGCATCTAAGCGTAAATAACATAAACCTTTGCATGGTTACAGATTTATTCTTGCTATAGATATTCTCTAACAGCATACAGCAGTATGTGTTTGATTAGGTAAGAGATTTGCAGTCTTTGGTCAGAAGGCTTCAGCTCTTGAAAGCCTCGCTGATTTTTAACCATGACAACTTTTTGATGACAActgtgagatttttctctttctgctcagTTGCTTGCAATTGTACTTTGTACCGCTGGGGCAGCTCCGTGTCTGCCATTTCTGTACCGGTTCTCGCACTGTCCCCTACACCCGATAGCGCAGGGGACTTCACTCTGCTGCAAACAGCAGTTTGTGCTTGGTAACTGAGTACAGATTTTGGACTGAAAATTGAGGACTGGATTTGCAAGCCATCCTACTGTTTGTTTGCTGCTTATGCCTGAAATACCTAAAGCTCCTTGATTCATTTTATGTGCTTGTGATTGCTCTCGGGTCCAGGTATGTTGGCTTAACCAGTCGTACTGCAATTTGGAGGGGGATCtggggacaaaaaaaatcaagctgatTTCCTTCTGTATTAACAGTTTCATTCAGCTCTGCCGGAGATACGTTGGTGTCGCTGACTGTGTCTGTGCTGGAATGTTTCTGTGACATTTCTGCATTACTATTGCTGTAGCTCTCCGGTGGTAGTAGGAGTGAGGTGCCAGTCAAACAGAGAGCTATTGTTACTGCCGAGAGGTTGCGTAACTTTGCTGAGAGCTAATCTAGACATAAAGAGGTAAAAATACTACTCTCCTACAGTCACTGATTTATGTAGCTACTGGGAATAATAAGCAGAGACGAGATTCCGTAGTAAAATCGAGACGCACGGGCTTCTGCCTCTCCACCCACAACACAGGCTTGAGGAAGGCACTATATTAACAAGAAACCCATACTGATatactttgcttttccaaaacaacttttctggaaaaaaaaggctttacagttttctcttttacttaCTCAGTTTGTGGTTTCAGCTAAAGCTAAAACTTCAGTGTTGTAATGCAGTTTTTCCTCGTCTATGTACCGGTGAGAGTTCAGTGCTGAGTAACAGTGCTAGCAAGAGGTTTTGGGCTGGTATCATAATGGGGCTTGCATATTAATGTTGCCAGTTCTTACCTAGTCAGGCAGAAGTATGTAGTAAACTGGTTGCAAATGTGGCTATATATATAGCAGTGACAAGGAGAAGCTTCCTCATTTGGAGGAAGCCCAGTTTGAAAGCTTTGATGTAGAAAGCATCTACTGTTCAGCATGACTTGCTGACATGTGATGGGAATGTGATTGCACACCAAGAATACCTGTCAGCAATCCTAGAGATTTCTTGTTTTATACTGTAACTACATTGGAGCTTTCTAAGAGAACTACTGTTTATTTCTGTCGGCTCTCCCAAAAGTAATTTCACAGAGGGAAGAAACTTGGGAAAACTCCCGAGTTGAACATCTCTGAATTTCTGTGTTTCCCTCTTTCCTAAAGAGACTACTCCTTCAAGCAGGGGAAAATACTCCAAATGTATTAACCCTCCCTTCGCAAACACTTCCAAATaggaagaggaaacaaatgaTGGGCTGACAATATGACTGCTTACCCATGCAGCACAATCTCCATGGAAACAGACTGTCCTAGAATAGCTCAATCACATGAGGGTTACATGACATGAATAAAGTAAccagaaaactggaaaatatctTAGAACTAGAGATACTTGCACTTAATTCATTACCCCCCAGGTCTTTGGAGAGCAGTGAATAAACAAAGCTAGTATTAAAACCAATTTAGTGCATGTATATCATCATTTTTAAGTGGTAGGGTAGTGGAAAATTAACATGATCCTCATTTAAAGGGCTGTTTATTGTTTCCAATTTAGGAGACATTGTTTGAGGATGAGTTTTGAGTAACTTTCCACATGACCTCCTGCTTCTTGAAATTGGTACCCATGGTTTGCAGCATTGCCTTAGATCCTAGTGGATTTCCTCCCTTTGTACCAGCAGGTGCTGACcattccccacttttttttttggatgttttgGATATCCTAAAAAGTAAATGCACTAGTTGGAGTAAGAACCGCCTATGTGTAGAAGGGATTCCGAAGTTACCTTCAGAATGTTTCCTTCTAGTTAATTCTGTACTCGTAAAGAGATTTATCGAGCATAACAATTTTCAATaggaaaatgaatatatttcactgatgattaattttctttctgtaaagtCAGTGTTTTTACCGTGTTATGACAGTCATTGAGAAACCTGTTATACAAATCAGGTACAAATAAGTAAATCATCTACCATTTCACCATAAAGAAAATTACAGTTAGGTAGGAAAAAATCTTTAGTCATTAGCTGCAAGTCATTGTATCGTTAGAACATTTTAGCCCTTCCAACAGTGTGAGGATACTGTAATTTCTGTGGGCAGGCACAGCTCATTCATTACTCTTCTCTTGTTTGTCCAATGCCCTGTCACCTTATTTGTCACAGCTTCTGCTTCAGAGATGAAATTTTGTAATAAGCTTTTTTGTCTGTTGCATAAATGAAGACCATAAAGTCATTACGCATTTATATTAGCACATTTGCTGTCTTGGTTCCTCTAATAGGAAAGTGTAATTTCCATCATTCGTCTCCTGGCAGTAGCCTAAAATGGGCACTGTTCATTATTCAGCGAAAGGGGATGAACATTAGCTTAAAGATTGAGATTCTCAAGATTTAACTTTGCTTGTTACAGGATTATAATGCACCGGAAGAAAACCCATAGTGCTCATCTGTAATAGACACTGCACTGTTTTGTGCAGTGTGTGTAAATAGTTTTGGCACTGGTTAGGACTGATTATGTCCAATGTAACAACATTGCACTGTTACTTTAAACTATTTTCAACTCCTTAaaatttttgatgttttcattaaaCACATTTCTGATTTATAAAACACCTTTATATGAGTAATCATTTAGGGCTTTGTGTAAGTTGTAAAAAAGCTACTGATAGTGCCTCTGTTTTTTGCTGTGTATCTTAAACATGTCATGTGAGCTACATGAGTAACATTAGTGCCTGCTTCCATGGTGCTTTTCTTCCATACGTTCTCCATACACCATATAATGAAATTCTTATTCTGAGCATTTTCACCCAGGCATGCAGTTCATATCACTGAATGTAATCCTACTGAAATCTGCAGCACTTATTATGCAAGTGAAGGTTAACAGGATGAGGTTTCATATCTGGTACACGTggtgttttctctctctgggACAGATTGTTCATTTAAACGTTACATTTTTAACAATCTCCTGCTTTGCTAAGTAAAAGCAAATGGCGTAACATATATCTTTTTAAATCACCTAATCTGTGTTCTGCTTAAAACTAGGAATTTGTCTTGACTTGCTGGAATTTGTCCAGATTTTTGGTCCTGATGATTGAGCGTGATATGTGGTGTTCCTGGGGAGTTTACAATTGTTCACTCTGTAGGCTGAGGAAAGTGatgctctgttttttgttgtttgtttcactgAATGGCTTTAGATTTGCTAAGAAGCACAAAGAGACATTCATTTTTGATGAGTTGATTGATGACACTACATGTGTGCACCATTGTTGCAGAATATGAGATTTCTCCAGCCAACCATTCCCATTCGCAAATGCAATCTAATACCTGGGCTTTGGAAGAGGATGAAAGGAATGAATATCGTAACTGCCTATTGACTGAGGatgaaaacaagattttccttttaaaaaaaaaaaaaagcccaatgtttattttcctcagacttctttctctcttttttttttaaagaggggtggggatggggggagggaggagagagggggTAACTCTATCATTATTCCAGTAAAGCAGCAAGCCTCCGAAATAGTCTAATTCGGATACAACTTACGCTTGTATCATGTCCAGTGCAATTCGCACATTCTTTAAGAAGCCAAATTTGAACAGTAAAATACTGTAGATAATGTATGATTTCACAACATGATAAATTGTTTCTTCTGGTCGCGTTTTAGGATATTTGCAGGGGTGGTGATGGGAAACGTTTTCTATCTATGCAAATGCAGTTTGCACTCAGCGTACAAGGTAAAAGTAACTTTCTGGGAGGGCAGCACAAGGGGATAGGGGTAGGCTAATTCAGCTGGAAattcagtgcaaaaaaaaaaaaaatgtaaacatgaGCTACTAAAACAGGCTGTACTTCCAATTCCTGTGAAATCCTCTAAAGTGACCTGTagctaaacaaacaaatgttttattgtctcagacagaaaaatgaaaacctacCCAGCCATtggtttcttcctcctcttcgtGATCAGCTATGGCTCTTCTGAAAACTCCAGCACGCCGAGAGGGTGCGGACTGGATCTCCTCCCGCAGTATGTGTACCTGTGCGACCTGGATGCCATTTGGGGAATAGTTGTGGAGGCAGTTGCGGGAGCAGGTGTGCTGACAACGTTACTGCTGATGCTGATTTTGCTGGTGAGGCTGCCCTTCAtcaaggagaaagagaagaagagcCCCCTGGGAATGcacttcctctttctttttggGACTCTTGGACTGTTTGGGCTGACATTTGCTTTCATCATCCAAGAAGACGAAATGGTGTGCTCTACCCGAAGGTTTCTATGGGGAGTTATCTTTGCTTTGTGCTTCTCGTGCTTGCTAGCTCAAGCCTGGAGACTTCGTAGACTAGTTCGACATGGGAAAAGTCCATCTGGCTGGCATCTAGCTGGTGTGGCAATATGCCTGATGCTCGTTCAGGTCATTATTGCAACCGAGTGGTTAATACTAACAGTTGTCAGAGATAACAAGTTGGCCTGCAGCTACGAACCAATGGATTTTGCTATGGCTTTGATTTACGTTATGTTCCTGATGGTATTTACCATGgggttttctcttttcactCTCTGTGGAAAGtttaagaaatggaagaaaaatggagTATGTCTCattataacactttttttttccattctgattTGGGTAGCCTGGATGACTATGTACCTCTTTGGTAATGCTGAACTAAAGAGAAGAGACAAATGGAGTGATCCCACTCTTGCTATTGCACTGGTGTCCAGTGGTTGggtgtttgttatttttcatgctATCCCTGAGGTCCACTGTACCATCCTTCCATCACAGCAGGAAAACACTCCCAATTATTTTGATACTTCACAGCCAAGGATGCGTGAAACTGCTTTTGAGGAAGATATACAGCTTCCTCGAAGCTACATGGAAAATAAAGCCTTTTCAATGGATGAACATAATGCAGGTAAGAATTTACAATTTTTCTGtagtaacaaagaaaataatctgtatGAGATGTTTTTCAGGTATTCAGAACAAGGctcattacatttatttatttttacattgcaTATAGctcacttttaaaatgcttgttaAGAAATCAATTAAGAAAAtagtaaaggaaaaacaatacagaaaatgtgtttggttAGAATgagtcttgttttttttcattgaaaaaatgaacaacaccaaaagcagaaggaaaacactggaaatataacttctgttttcaaacaacGTACATAACATTTTTGTCATTACTAACAACACTTtatatgaagtatttttttttaaaacccaagaaaaaaaatcaagtaagtTCTCCATGTTACAAAGTGTTCAGTCTCTTCagcaacaaaataattattactAATCATACTACCATTAGCATAGTAATCATGCTACCAGTAATAGCACAGGACTTTGCTACTTTGtgacactggagaaaaaaatgcaaggtgGCATACAGGCAAGTTCAAAGACAGTTTTTGTCCT
This is a stretch of genomic DNA from Anser cygnoides isolate HZ-2024a breed goose chromosome 15, Taihu_goose_T2T_genome, whole genome shotgun sequence. It encodes these proteins:
- the GPRC5B gene encoding G-protein coupled receptor family C group 5 member B; translated protein: MKTYPAIGFFLLFVISYGSSENSSTPRGCGLDLLPQYVYLCDLDAIWGIVVEAVAGAGVLTTLLLMLILLVRLPFIKEKEKKSPLGMHFLFLFGTLGLFGLTFAFIIQEDEMVCSTRRFLWGVIFALCFSCLLAQAWRLRRLVRHGKSPSGWHLAGVAICLMLVQVIIATEWLILTVVRDNKLACSYEPMDFAMALIYVMFLMVFTMGFSLFTLCGKFKKWKKNGVCLIITLFFSILIWVAWMTMYLFGNAELKRRDKWSDPTLAIALVSSGWVFVIFHAIPEVHCTILPSQQENTPNYFDTSQPRMRETAFEEDIQLPRSYMENKAFSMDEHNAALRTAGFRNGSLGSRPSAPFRSNVYQPTEMAVVLNGGTIPTAPPSYTGRHLW